CGCCCATATAATATAATGACGACCATCTGTGAAAAAAGCATTAAAGTTAAAGCCGGTTTTGAGTCACTGCAACATCACAGAGACCCCAAAACATTTGAAGGACAGACTGACCAAAAGTCCAGTCCTGGGCTAAGTAAAAGTCCAGATTGACTTGAAAGAGGGGTGTCTTAACTATTTCATCAGACAAAAAGTATATTTCTTagtataattaaaaataattaaaatcatatatacatatatataaataatgtatttacatatttttaaactaatcaCAAAATTGATTATTGTAAACTTCACTTCTACACTGGatggttttactttttcacaaatgCAACAGTGAAAAACTTAGGTGTTATCTTTAATGAGAATcagttttttaatataaatatatatattatattaataattgaatatttttataaacgTGTCAATTTTTAAACATGAACTTAAAATCGTTAGCGTGTGAcctacattttactttttttttagtttaaatggAATTGTTTCAGTATTAATCTTACTTCAGATCTTTCTAACCCttcattaaaacataatttaagtGCGATCGCTGAAATAACCCTAACATTTGATTGGTTAACTTGCAGAGCAGTTCCATCTCAGCTCCGCCCACTACTTGTGATACATAAGGCTGACAAATGTAATAAATTCAAGTTGTGCACGTCCAAATTCTTCCaattagaaatgttttggcCTTAAGACATATTTATTGGAATGTAAgcatgacacatttttaaataatatactTTAAGCTTTTTGAACATAatgaatttaattcaaattgtATTAGTTTtcacacttatttatttataattataaatatttaagctttgtgattaaaacatttgttatcCTAGATATACATAACAATAGACGGGTTTTATTTCAattgtcagattaaaatattaatttaaccaCTAATTAGTTTGTTGAACTGTGGACTTCGCTTTTTAGCGTTTATTGTCTAAACAGATTCTTTTAATTgtatccaaatatttttttgcaacactTTTTCCAATATAATCCCCCACCGCCCCCCCGTGTCAATTTTGTGCTTAAACAACATCTTATGAGATTATCAGTATCAATATGCTGCCTTTCCATTTTAGGAGAGGGGCTGTTCTCGACATGACCCTCCACCAAAGTGTGTCCACTGGCTGGAGACGTGGCAGCGCCTCGGGTCATATGATTTTTGGCTCTTACACGAACCCCACCCCGATCCTTCTCCACACTGAAAAAGATTCCCAAATGTCTGTCGCTCTTTATTATCACGGATAATGACAATTTAAACAGCTGCACAAAGAAAGTcttgcaacaacaacaacaaaaaatcccGTGCGATCATCTACATAAATTCTacacatggattttttttaggaGCTGTGACCATCCAAAAACAGtgccatttttagccatttacTGCTGACGTTTACAGAAGCTTCAAATAGCTTCCGTTTCACTCTGGCAGTGATTGGACTGTCCTGTGCCGTGCAGTGAGCTAACGCGCTGACTGTGGGAGCACAAGCCCGACATTCTTCACTTCAATGGAGGAACAGCCCAAAGATCGGGCACAAGACAGGCAGCAGCACCACCACAACGGAGAGGACCGGAGCTCCATCCAGCGCACGGCGTGTCTGAAACATGATCAGAGCCAGTTCCAGTGCCAGCATCAGGAAACGCAGGCGAAGAAAACAGGTTGGGCCATCCGGAAAAGTTGGCTAATGTCAGCGAGCCGACTAGCATTTGCTAACTAACGTGATTGGGGCTTAGACTGCTAGCTAGCGCTTTGGCGTTAACACGAATTACAAGAAAAGCTGTTAAGTAGTTCGACCGTCGGGTACGTTCAGACAAGAGCCCTGAAGTTGTGTTAGCAGGCATGCTAGCTGACGTAGCGTGacagttgttgctgctgctggtggtttTGACACATCGGGGATTGACCTTGTACACCGGCTTCACCACCCAGTTTTCTTCTCGCTAATATAACCGGAGGGATCCGTAAACTACCCCTCCTGGTTCCGCCGTGTTCTCAAATCCCCGCTGGTCTTTCAAACGACCCAAAGTTTGATGTGTTTGACTCCAGCATGTCCGCATCCAGCTTAGGAAACAACACCGGCTCCGCTGGAATTTTCTCTGCTGCCATTTCCTGTCGGCCATGTTAGAATATCAGCGCGAGCTAACGCCACACTTTACCCGGCTAGTTGGAGAACGGTGTAAAAGTACGAGGCTTTCCCCCCTCATTTGAAACTCGTTTACTTTCTTCTTCTAGCAACTGTTTGGTGGAAATGACATGACGAGCAACTGTTGTGAGCTTGCAGGTTGGTCTTAGTTAGCTAGCGTTAGCCGTCTGGCCTGACTGGGCCCTTTGCGTGTTGTTTGGTCAGCATGAAGCCACGCAGCTGAACTGATAGCATCGAAAATACAGTAGCTGGCAGTCACTTTTACTTGCATATGTTTACTAAAAAGCAAACAACTGCGTCTGGGGCCGGGTGGTTGGGCTACATACAGAATCCCATGTGTGCAATGCCAACAAACATCAGGGTGGAGAAACACTATGTAGTGGGAAGTCCCATGTTGACACAGCAGTTCTCTTGTATCTGAGCAATTCTAAGGCCCAGTCAGTTTTCACTGTgaatctatatttatattttaaatatagctATGGGGTTTACCTTCCTGCACTTGCTCTTGAAGTGCATCAAATTTGAAGCTACATAACAGGCTACATgctatttcaaatgtaaaaaaaaaatctgtatgcCTTTTTATAAGAACTGCAAACCAAAcctttttgaaatctttttcaGATGTATCTCAATTATTGTTTTAGATCATACTGCTGGATAAATATAGTTTTCTGTGAATATGGAAATGTTTGATGAAATGTTtaatctttcatttattttctgcccTACAGATTTCATTTTACCATTGCATAAACACATTGACATGTACTATTCTTTTGGCTCCACAAAagaatggttttttttattattttcatttttaacacaaaataaaaccattttgtgCTAAAAAAGTCAATGCATATCATGTGCTAAAACCACAAAGtactaaattatttttccttAGATTTAGGTGTCTTTGAAAATCATCGTGATAAATGTAGGAAAATGGCTCAAATCACTCTTGTAtatcatttctaaaatatttttatattccaAGGTATGATTAATTTAGGGGAAAAACTTAATCTTAGAgtatttacacaaacatttacaacagagtttttatttttctgccttttttaaaaaaaaaaaaacagaagttatcAACCTTCCTATTGCTGCCAGCATAATTAAGGAATTTGATAATTTTAGTTACAAGatattaagttgttttttatttgtgtatggATTTTGAGATTAACCATATGCAAATATAGAACAAACACCTGCTAGTTTTGGTAATCCTCAATCAACAACATATTCATTGTGCTTGCTTTGACTCAGGTTACTCTTCAACCTTTAAACCATCAGAATAGTGGGgaaaaaattcaatattttagtGATGTGCCatgatttttgtaaatgtttcttgCTTAGTATCACactatttcctttttttggcGGAGGACGTTCTGATTCTTGTTGAACCATGCGGACCTAATGAAAATTGTCAAAGTTGATACAGGTTGCCACGAGGCTTGTGTGAACGACAACTCACCTTTACAcccctttaaaaaaaggaaaacatggtACAAAATAGAGCTACACttaagatgtttgtgttttttttgtttgttttttactaatTCTTGAGATGAAGTCAggaaaatgtgactttaataGTATTCTGGATTCGTATCGCAATATTGTCTTCtaatacaaaaacaaccaaaggaAGAAATGATGAGTGCTCCATTTCCGTttaactgattttgtttttccttgcaggcagtaaaaatgtaatcatcAACGACGAGGAGGGGGAGAAAAATCCACACCTGCCCTACACTGTTGGTATGTCCCATTCCTCCAGCAGCAATGGTAATAGACACATAAGTAACTCAAATGTGAAGCAGAAAGGGCCGCAGAAGCACTACATTTCTGTTCAGAAAGTGAGCAGCAAATTCTCTGAGCATAAGAAGAATATGGACTTAAAAAATGACAAGGAGAAGGCGCTGGATTTGAGTCATTATGAGATTCAGCCTTCAAACAAGAAAGACTCTGCTTTGCTTCAGAACGGGCTTGTGAATTGTGGCCTCATCACTAACGGCTATTCCAGTAAGGACAATGACGGAAGCGGCTCCGAAGGCGGATATACCACCCCGAAGAAACGAAAGAGCAGATGCGGCAACACCAAGAGTGCCGATAATGTGACgaaagacaaagagagagacaTGCAGCCCCGCAACACTACGCCGGGAGCCTCGAGTGTCGAGACGCCCGAGAAAGGAACAGCGTCCAGACTCGACGGCTTCCGGTCCAGCTACAAAGCAGAAGCTCAGACGACTGCTAAACGGGCCGTCGCATCAGAGACTTCAGTCGCCGAACCTCAGAGGAAAACCTCTGAAGGTAAAGCAGCTGGCACATTTGGtaagaaagcagaggaaaagcACAAGGGCAAGCTTTCCTCACCTTCAAAAGAGGACTCGTGGACTTTGTTCAAGCCCCCTCCTGTATTTCCTGTGGACAATAGCAGTGCTAAAATAGTTCCCAAGATCAGTTATGCAAGCAAAGTAAAAGAGAACCTCAATAAAGTAGCTCAAGGCGGAGGAGAGGCAGCACCTCCTCCTGTGAGACTGTCCCAGGTCCCCATGTCTGCTATGAAAACTATCACCTCGGCTAGCTTTACTAACGGTCCTGTTCCTGGGAATGGGAACGGCTGCCCGTCCGTGGGCACCTTCTTTGCTCCTGCTGCTAGTTGTGTTCAATCAGCCCCGTCTGTCCCAAGTGGCGAGAATGTAGCATCTTCTTTGGAAAGTAGCTGTAGCTCTACGACGAGTCCCGTAGACGGCGAGGCGAGCGAGCTCAGAAAGTGTACTGTTTTAATCTACCCTTTAAATATGCAACCCGTGCTCCCGAGCGCTCGCCACCTCGACCCACCGGCTGCTCAGACAAATCAGAAAGCCCTGGGGGACATCTTCCAGAACCAGTGGGGGCTCTCCTTCATCAACGAGCCCAACCCGGCCCTCGACGGAGGGAACGGGTTCGTGCCTGCCGAGGACCAGACTTCTGTGACTTCTCACAACGGGAGTCAGGCTGTCCCAGCCAAGGTTGCCCAGCCCCTCTTTGACATTAGCCCATTTCTAGAAGCCGAAGCTTTTTCTCAAGAAGCGGAGAAAAGGACTTGTGCCCCCTGCCAAGTATCCAGTGTTTGCTCTCCTGCTAGCACGGCGAGCGAGGAGGAGACCAAGCTGCAGCCAAGTGTTCAGGAAAAGACGAAAGTGGAGCTGAAGGGAGTGGGTTCTTCTCTGCTGGCCCCCAGTAAAGACAACGGTGCTAAGCCTGCAGTGGGCCAGCAGACCACTGTGCTGTTCGGTTCCTCTAAAGAACAGATCCACCCAAAAGACGTTGGCAGGAGGTCCAGCTGGGGTTCCTTTGACCTTAAAGCTGCCGTCACCTATCACACTAAAGGTAACTTTCACTCTCTGCTCTGGGCAGACGCGTGTTTCATCTAGGgggcgatatggacttaaacTTTTATCgcaatattttgtggtagtATTGTGAGAATAAACTTACactagaaaaaaactatttattatcCTTTTTAGGTTACTATATGGCTGTGAACGCATGGCACAGCATTTGTAGCCATACAAACATAAACACTGttcatgaaaaatatttctatttacaaGCTTCTTCAAGATGCTACTTAGTTAAATAAGTTACTTTTATATCACCaagctgcacacagtaactgcatctAATTCTATTTTtgaattcacatttatttattcatactcTTGTGAAACAACTATTGACGAAAATAGTAAATATAACATTTCCGATGATACCGTCAGTTTTGTTATTTATCATCAATAACTGAAATTTATTGCAacaatgataaatcaaaaattcttctaagaaatttatcacgataaacaATATGTCCTCCCGTAGTTTCACCCCTTAGCTGTAAAGTGCGTCTTCATTTGTTGactctttaaaaagtctttaagaACTTTAAGATGATCATGGTTCCTGTATGGAGAActaagaaatgtgattttagtCATTTCTAAGTGAATTTCAAGTTTTAAGAGAGGAAAGTTACTTTGGAAATTACCTTATTCTGCTCAAAGATTTATTAGAATTTCTTAGAATGCACTTGGAAAGAAAAGTCTGTAAATGCATCTTATATTTTGAATGTGTTTTGATGTTTGTCAGATTAATGgtagtttttgaaaataattttaactagatattaaacatgctttttaTTGCGCTCACACAAAAGCTCAATGAATATCTGTCTGCGTATATTTAATCTGTATGTCTCACTTAGTGAATTGAGTTATTGAATTCTTTTCAATTACTTTCTAGTTCATTGACAGGATCTGCACCtgtattaaaaacagatttagtaAAGGTCTGACCTGCAGATGAATTCCCATACAAGTTTTTTCTccctaaaatattatttcaaaataagttaAACCTTTCTATGAGATTGGAAAATGCTCTTGTCATTAAATCATTCTGTTATTGAGACATTGTTGGAGCTGTGGGAATCGTTTGTAGGATGTTTCActgtgagagagagaggcgTTGGTGTTGCACAGCTCCGCAGTTAAACAGGATTTGACCAATATTTCAAAGCAACgacaaaatgatttatttttaactctttAGCTTCTTATTAGTTGTCACCATGGCTACCATCACTTTACAGAGAATTGTGACTTTTACCTTTTTGAATATGAAACTTAAAGATTACCAATGTTTTGTTATCCACTCTGTCCCATAATGCACAAAATTGGActcttacttttaaaatatttttaatgatttaaaaaatatatatataaatgaatcAAATAAGGTAATTTTGCTCTAACTTTCTATTGTTTGGCAACCAGAATGAACAGCCCACATGGATAAGAGCTTCTTAATGGGTACTTTAGTTTTCATCAAAAACTTCCACACCAAAGAGTGTTGTCAGAATGACCATATATGTGATTGTACTGTGTTATTGCTTGGCttttatatttatagaaaacTTTTTGGGGCTATGAACTGATGTTCCTTTTCTCCTTGAACAGAAATGGAATCCATTTTCAACTTGCAAAAACAAGGTAAGGGAACCGTTTTTCTATCctcacttgtttttcttttgattgcTACAAAAAACACTTCAGTGGATGAGTAGCTGTGTATCATCACATGATGGTGATCTGATTTGTTATAACTCAACAGTAATCCTAATCAAAATGATGAGTGTAATCCATATCCTGCTGGTGAATGGCTCTGTAGTCGAGCCAGCTGGCAGCTCAGACTGTTACAACAccaaatgttttcaatgttATTGGCAGTTCTAAAAACAATGATTGTGAAATGCATTTACATTATGATCATTTGTATaattctgttgttgttgttgttgtgtttctgaCTGTCTGCCTCTTCTCCGCTGTAGATCCAAAAAGAATAGTGTTTTATGATGAGACCAAGGACGGACCTGATCAGTGACGTAGATCATCTCCAGTGCTTACTGTCTTCTCCTCTGGGTGCTGCAGTTATCTACcttggaaaaagtaaaaaaaaaaaaaaaaaaaaaatcctgtcgGATAAAGTGACAACTGTGAAAACACTGATAGCTAAGCATGATTTTCCTTGGAAACTCGGGtttattgaaactttttttttttcctttgggaGCGCAccagacaaaacacacacacacacgcagacacactcTGGATGGACATTAAAAAGGAGTTGATCGGTGCCTCTCCAACACGATGAATGGACCTTAACGACTTCTAGCTGTGGTAGTCCTCGTCTCATGGCTTTTAAGGGATAATGTTCGGGAGTTCACCAAGGCAGGTGTCTCGGACCGCACCTCCTTAAGCCTTTATCCTGTCGAACTGTTGGGATGCCTCCGTCGGTTTCTTTCTTCACTCATTCAAATGAGTTCACTGTAGATACGTTGGACGTTCCACACACAGATCTGCGCTTGAATTAGTGGTGAAGGAAAGGAGACGATTGTTAACGAAATGCCTTCTGAGTTGTAGAGTAAAGGTGTTTTGCAATCCTGTTAAGGCGGCAGTGGACTTTTGTGAGGCTCCATCCGGGAAGGGAGAATCTTGTCTTAAAACTctatagagaaaaaaaactactcaGAGCCCTGAAATTTTCTATGTACCGCAgttgtttttatgctgtttcAGCTGACCTAACACAAGTATTATTTGCATCGCTGTTAGACCCCAGAGCTAAGGTACTGAAGTGCCGAATTTGAAGGAAAGCCACGCCCCTTTACGACGTTTGTTCAGTTGGTGTGCTGAAAGGTTTTAACATCGGGTCTCCGTTAAACTGTTTCTGTTGAAGCCTTCGCTACATTTCACTTTAGACGGTCATAAATTATcacaaagtttctttaaattcaaaatcatgcacgcttttttttttttttcttcagagttTAAGAACAAACAAGTAttgcttctgattggctgttctgttttattcagctgCAACACTCAGGATATCTctacaaacattttctgttcagttaaagaaaaatgtttcattttacatttgttttcctagcatgttttgttttttttcactcaatgactttttgttttttaattcctTCATTTGCCCCCATGTTTACTGGTATACTTGAGTCCCTTTTCATTGCCACAGAAACACAATAACTCATTTATCGCAACCTTCATCTTAGGTCTCAAACTAACcgctttgtcaaaaaaaaaaggaaaactgtcaGAACGTTTGAAGGAGGTCTTCAAAGTTTTCACAAGCCGGTGTGCAATACCTCCATGGAAAATGAGTTTTGTTGAGTTACAAAATCCTCATCGGAGGTTCTTACGTAGCCTGCAGTTTAGTTTTTCAAATCTATTTCGGTTGCATTTACTCTtttgttgcacattttgtttcttcacTTGTAAGGTCTGATTACATCTAGTGATTCTAGGAGATGGATTGGGTCAGCGGGGACATCTCCAGAAAAGGACGTCACAAAGGAGCTGAAAGTGGGGAACGTGGGTGGactcgggggggggggggggggggggggggggggggggggggtcctcTTGTCTAGAAAATCTAATTTGGTTTAATCGTGAATTAATAGCACTTTATGTTAACAAATTACCTTTATCTTAACTAGAGAAAATTTATATGTAACACTAGAAATACTCCTTAAAAGAATGGCTCTGGGCTgttacttttcagaaaaaaatatatatatatatatatagttgcTAAATACAGAATTATTAAATATAACTCAGGTAGTGTTGATGAAGCCATGAGTATattcaatgttttctttcttttttttttttttgccaattgGCCCCTGTCATGTAATGTTGTCATACTGGAAATGCTGAATTGGAGTCCTACTGCTGTCTCATGCGATATTCTGAAAACACACCAAATAACTTACCTTTGACTAAGGATGTCAGTTCCACTTTGGGCTCATGTTGTGGGATTTTAACTGCTTAGAAAGCACATTGCATCTCCGCTCTGTTTTCTTTGGCTGCAACAGTAATCATCTGCTGGTTCATTTCCGCCTCCTGTGTTTTCTTCCTACCCTCCTAACAGGCTTGAGTGCTTCTTCCCACCGTTTCCTCAGCAGAATGTGGAATTTAGTGTTCAAGTTGGATTCCCATTTTACTTCCATAcccagatttagtttttttgttttgtgcgtCGTCCGACGTCCATCTTGTCTGGGCCTGTATCAAAATGCAACACAGTTGTGAAAGGATGTATCAGAAAGTGCTCTCCAGTAGCAGCACTGCCCCtctcccacctgttgctgcataCTGCTGGTCAATTAGTAGAAAGCCGGGGCTTACGCTCACAAGAATGACgtatttttttgggggggggaggactaaggcctccaaacgtggggcgtgctaaccccctgcgccaccataGCACGCCccaaaatgtatctttttaaaCAGGCGGTTTTTAAACGAGAATAgaatttctggttttaaattgaagccatttttttgttttgttgttgtttttggaggGTGGGGGGTTTCTGCCTGAATACCATGCCGTGATGTGAAGCTCATAGCGGCCCATACATGATGCTGCTCTCCTAGTGAGGACGACTGAATCTACTCtaacaaaaaaccaaacaaagaaaattgcAATTGAGGCGTGTTTAATCCGGTAGCAttactttgtgtgtgttttttattattattattgttattatttttgtaactcTCAGCTTGctacagttttaatttaatctgacTGCACATAAATCCCTGGGCAAATGAACACAATC
This region of Xiphophorus hellerii strain 12219 chromosome 11, Xiphophorus_hellerii-4.1, whole genome shotgun sequence genomic DNA includes:
- the nufip2 gene encoding nuclear fragile X mental retardation-interacting protein 2 isoform X1; its protein translation is MEEQPKDRAQDRQQHHHNGEDRSSIQRTACLKHDQSQFQCQHQETQAKKTGSKNVIINDEEGEKNPHLPYTVGMSHSSSSNGNRHISNSNVKQKGPQKHYISVQKVSSKFSEHKKNMDLKNDKEKALDLSHYEIQPSNKKDSALLQNGLVNCGLITNGYSSKDNDGSGSEGGYTTPKKRKSRCGNTKSADNVTKDKERDMQPRNTTPGASSVETPEKGTASRLDGFRSSYKAEAQTTAKRAVASETSVAEPQRKTSEGKAAGTFGKKAEEKHKGKLSSPSKEDSWTLFKPPPVFPVDNSSAKIVPKISYASKVKENLNKVAQGGGEAAPPPVRLSQVPMSAMKTITSASFTNGPVPGNGNGCPSVGTFFAPAASCVQSAPSVPSGENVASSLESSCSSTTSPVDGEASELRKCTVLIYPLNMQPVLPSARHLDPPAAQTNQKALGDIFQNQWGLSFINEPNPALDGGNGFVPAEDQTSVTSHNGSQAVPAKVAQPLFDISPFLEAEAFSQEAEKRTCAPCQVSSVCSPASTASEEETKLQPSVQEKTKVELKGVGSSLLAPSKDNGAKPAVGQQTTVLFGSSKEQIHPKDVGRRSSWGSFDLKAAVTYHTKEMESIFNLQKQDPKRIVFYDETKDGPDQ
- the nufip2 gene encoding nuclear fragile X mental retardation-interacting protein 2 isoform X2, with product MTSNCCELAGSKNVIINDEEGEKNPHLPYTVGMSHSSSSNGNRHISNSNVKQKGPQKHYISVQKVSSKFSEHKKNMDLKNDKEKALDLSHYEIQPSNKKDSALLQNGLVNCGLITNGYSSKDNDGSGSEGGYTTPKKRKSRCGNTKSADNVTKDKERDMQPRNTTPGASSVETPEKGTASRLDGFRSSYKAEAQTTAKRAVASETSVAEPQRKTSEGKAAGTFGKKAEEKHKGKLSSPSKEDSWTLFKPPPVFPVDNSSAKIVPKISYASKVKENLNKVAQGGGEAAPPPVRLSQVPMSAMKTITSASFTNGPVPGNGNGCPSVGTFFAPAASCVQSAPSVPSGENVASSLESSCSSTTSPVDGEASELRKCTVLIYPLNMQPVLPSARHLDPPAAQTNQKALGDIFQNQWGLSFINEPNPALDGGNGFVPAEDQTSVTSHNGSQAVPAKVAQPLFDISPFLEAEAFSQEAEKRTCAPCQVSSVCSPASTASEEETKLQPSVQEKTKVELKGVGSSLLAPSKDNGAKPAVGQQTTVLFGSSKEQIHPKDVGRRSSWGSFDLKAAVTYHTKEMESIFNLQKQDPKRIVFYDETKDGPDQ